From the Lathyrus oleraceus cultivar Zhongwan6 chromosome 4, CAAS_Psat_ZW6_1.0, whole genome shotgun sequence genome, one window contains:
- the LOC127076181 gene encoding auxin-binding protein ABP19b, translating to MRFIHVILFSVALLLSYIPNSTSVNNDFCVADLSLPKTSLGYQCKSEKDVTVDDFVFSGFVPGNATKNFNTGITFVNVDKLPGLNGLGISTVRADIGVNGSVPLHSHPDATEIIIIVEGELNVGFITPTKVFLKDAKPGDVIAVPKGQLHFLVNTGAKKAVAFAAFSSSDPSVQTLDLLLFGNDLSTDVLSKTTLLDVGQIQKLKAVFGGKN from the coding sequence ATGAGGTTTATTCACGTTATTCTTTTTTCTGTTGCTCTTCTCTTATCATATATACCTAACAGTACTTCTGTTAACAATGATTTCTGTGTAGCAGATTTATCACTTCCAAAAACTTCTCTAGGATATCAATGCAAGTCAGAAAAAGATGTAACAGTCGATGATTTCGTCTTCTCTGGCTTTGTACCTGGAAATGCAACAAAAAACTTCAATACTGGAATAACCTTTGTAAATGTCGATAAATTACCGGGTCTTAATGGACTTGGTATCTCTACGGTAAGAGCAGATATAGGTGTAAATGGAAGTGTACCATTACACTCTCATCCTGATGCGACTGAAATAATTATCATTGTTGAAGGTGAATTGAACGTTGGATTTATTACACCAACAAAAGTGTTTTTGAAAGATGCTAAACCTGGTGATGTTATAGCTGTTCCTAAAGGACAGTTGCATTTTCTGGTAAACACTGGTGCTAAAAAAGCTGTTGCTTTTGCAGCTTTTAGTAGCTCAGATCCTAGTGTGCAAACACTTGATTTGCTCTTATTTGGCAATGATTTATCAACTGATGTACTTTCAAAGACTACTCTACTTGATGTAGGACAGATTCAGAAGCTCAAGGCTGTGTTTGGCGGAAAGAACTAG